In the Pedosphaera parvula Ellin514 genome, CGGTAAGTCTTGTCTCGCACTTTGGTCACCTGGCCCTTTCGCCTGGATTTCATTGGATGGGCTCCACTTCGGCGGTTGTGGCGTTTTCCGTAGCCGCTGGATTGGAAATTTTTGGATATTATATTCCCTGGGTGGATCACCTGCTCGATACCATTGCATCCCCTTCCGCGGTCATTGCCGGAACCATTGTTTCCGTGGCATTGATGAGCAATGTGGACCCGTTCTATAAGTGGGCTTTGGCACTCATTGCCGGCGGTGGAATGGCGGGTTTGATGCAGGGAACAACCGTGGTGGCGCGTGGCGCTTCGACAGCGACGACGGGTGGCCTTGGAAATCCGCTGGTGTCGACGATGGAATTGATTGGTTCCG is a window encoding:
- a CDS encoding DUF4126 domain-containing protein codes for the protein VSLVSHFGHLALSPGFHWMGSTSAVVAFSVAAGLEIFGYYIPWVDHLLDTIASPSAVIAGTIVSVALMSNVDPFYKWALALIAGGGMAGLMQGTTVVARGASTATTGGLGNPLVSTMELIGSVLLSVFTLVLPVLAVLVLAIVMLFAVRWAVRKWRKRQLKTTRVMATG